In a single window of the Pocillopora verrucosa isolate sample1 chromosome 4, ASM3666991v2, whole genome shotgun sequence genome:
- the LOC131778699 gene encoding nucleoprotein TPR-like isoform X1 — translation MEKSDLQRFRNECVAAHNFYRAAHGTAPLCWSSRLAESAQNWADYLASSVGGSLRYSSDKDIGENLACLWGSELNGQKVTRIWYEEGKYFDYNKPRVNSRTRSFCQVVWEGTRELGAGAAVTKHGKQIIVARYFPAVNKRDVTRNVKKTRSTPENEQPLAYDTRWSRLYVGLKEFHEECLAVHNEYRFRHGAAPLQWSAELAWEAQQWAENLARSGELRHNDDDTVGENLAGMVGGELTGREATDMWYDEIEDYNFDNPGYSEDTSNFSQIVWVASESLGVGRALHDDLCVVVAFYEPPGNMEGSFGDNVLRMGSAVRQRKSKEPRGFVPPTPDLESFRLEMLVTHNYFRARHGSPPLVFSGALTDEAQYWAERLLVTGAMESLDNSRIGISVAVLDKAQVSGVKVSELWYKEILSYDFDSPGFSNETLNFSQLVWQSSRKLGIGKATGVDGVTVIVARYEPVGNIDGLFVQNVKRRGHERGSCEPMIFHVEYRYRVRADSKSTTSFMSWEHEDAPTFVELQTGSVRTSCEAPQGTGLNRAKFLLNRLLEDLDRCRNSCYLSPPLSMAASLSWSDLDEFDENENILHRAQAQQEVSNNLTVSDHFTRLVWIDPNSPTLQRKGVIGEPAKDDKSGLEEDEEKEDPRTAYEQDNTSEAADLTSVTEEPLLHTEEGELEEADLFSDPEDDLHQRFSEVRRSLTLDSEGTEPDMQRASVLSKVAFFEMFQQGMETQSPSHSETLLRRSLIQEELEELASRPKRSSFPQEEEVRGEEEVLEEHECQLEFDDVFPAHREGDEEDVQLDEDIFDDEAEDEEESLVSVSETEDVLDFPDYDTRPEGLQDLEFEEVVCVTHEFSEEEQSAMEITDAYHEDISHEHPDNTEEEDQPLGPTNLSTADESYRTDNFILCEDESPDLVENTPDNSREECFKSSEPDLNEQRDSFERTPDPEFCLMASKQENVEIRMKELSAKGGLSLVEVSEDASDESGDFNETMEGKLLENIVNNGRRYEPENEKTPIEETCEASFREAVESEIDFEALFGKLHADWDVSEKANEGQESSKVIYPSETVQVLSRGRESERAAKLTQISPDLGPSPITDNDDDLEEEGKAGLEVTLDYQGTTSIPARDECFDESTQKDTIHVVWKSAKDPVEPQARLVSPTPEDKAEQCYEALRRDYGQERAKALEETGLELNLVFSSSDEILPSEEHVEPLDYHQASKSSTASEPSEIVEHIDAETRQVVQSKMNFEDMFCSLDEENAECADELSETDHFEDIVRESTSKIGNAPENFKEECFKSSEPDLNEQRDSFQRTLDPQICLMASKQENVEIRMKELSAIEGISLLEVNEDASDESGDFDETMEGKLLENIVHSKRHYEPEYEKTPIEETCEASFREAVESEIDFEALFGNLHADWDALEKTNVGQGSSTVIYPSETVQVLSRDRESERAAKLSQISADLGPSPITDNDDDLEEEGKAGLEVTLNYQGTTFIPARDECFDETAQEDTIQVVWKSAKDPVEPQVQLVCPTPEDNAEQCYEALRRDYGHERAKALEETSLELNLVFSSSDEILPTEEHVEPLDYHQAPKSSTASEPPEILEHIDAETRQIVQSEINFKDMFREEKRASPYMEENSYVDSVKYKVPEDSLHIAGETRSSEITEEVVEQHDDVQQTSLVMHEQTVGSVTTRSTSSPSVIAGDGTYGKSFEEMYEDVFDEVERRASLLEEEDSFLHEVEPITPSSPKNLVQEHQNVEPFEEIDEELIQESKRASLLLEEEKNKVNVQTDSPSSPKHIAVESRNFETYHELEEESIEECNQASSFLDEGTLVDEDITVLPSSPEHLAGEGANAENFEEVEEEPTAENKRASLFIEENFAVDELTPTKTSVPIHIAGQEVRISEFVEISEEATAPLELAQEFEESDEEVNYDYAVTKTTDGNNDVAGEVTNIELREITDEEESPESDYGEQFEEFESAYRTQGLMEPTRSAHIAGEIDNIVSRDEVMEDTLQLEEGLEFEDSLQLVTTTNIEDTNQSPLHVAVELSNIEPHEESSEEEKPEKEEIAEEIEEAEVRATTVALKSPQSLLSIAAAALELKIDTTQQVSEVVETKSEVTQQHSEEKHLEVPAIFVNVADEVSDNDEESACYVEEEPNIETEIQEQFEETVVKYKTEKKPVSESHVAAEVCISEFPSKKDDVEEQTDFAEPFEESEEGSVSELMSECSSSPLHVSSELKDFQDYETTGEDYGTETYQVMTLDETKFVSEKSFSKGLPSLYITEELSTQAIYDESVLNGKSVAIETTEEYKKEEKPLETETSIFVSQPLLQTVSDFSDSDYNDGVGEEDDLSEREFCEGFEEMEESGGRDTLSGEPTNAVSKSVLSESQVAEEEDKLVDATDNAQKSKEQELVYVHHYARDVERESIVHTEGKTKEDTKEIEEKGFTHQMQTFTTVSQREQRSVEVKSSYHVMESRESQSSEHIYTGEEEQRMEISHTIEETVQVIASKTTRQVSSTDSHIATASEEIHYKADKNSEGILKEELKTVQEISFTPTKQTTRQTSWENDQHYVKNDQLSESILEKEVEDQETKKNERLLSEDETEVRLLKSEVMKSKAAEQQESLGNPHVMIERESKFVSLVHSGVRDVREVQQVIRQEDVTVILKDDEASLEEESAEEHFEEEIDIMRMDEALSEEEFRGEGAENVDHSSSRLSKTDSVEEIDRWDQEEGSKPLEDERKKHLFEEEVDVSEVQSIYEEEVEMQRVKLKEDGDPSETKDNVVSSTPTFEEEVEIAAHGSTIQAEEGSFESQTADNMQLRPQSTEFEEELEVSTLQEVQEVGSEDFDPEGHSVAAVFEEEVEISASREEYQEPMMVKDEERKTVYYIESSEQFVEEGRAKLVEKKSTRRQPLDLSQVDLYEDEGAATRYYVELSSTESLERAYEEVEDEAPFTEKFVRQGDPLEENLEEFILVRYGDEFESSGEEDLSEQREIYVIPEEDNDGENNNLVEYPKEELEIEKEPLAESFYEREYKDVGLEEIRESPEFGIDDSPEDELDEEEQRQLEEYERLESFVILEEKLSQVESDEDCDDENGGFRGEEGDENVFHSDVHSSSDETLHEDELGETMTTSSIRHAAVSADTESNEDKNVDRQSSGTHQELAEDSFVVKDDELEVQEGFAESAVKDFSSEEFQTLPIQKGILSDEGDRENVKATPESVEKEVHPESREGKDNKNEHNLSSDSSGEQSISSEGSLSSTASVDLEGLNDFEQDCLLQHNFYRRQHRCKPLKWSEELAAGAKEWAEYLASVSSLERCDGKEFGQNLATSQGKEFSGSEVVDTWYGESSEYNFDDPAFNAKCGNFTQVVWTSSSEFGVGKSVADDGTQYVVAWYKPSGNVVGEFKDNVKPPKDSSSRVRRRRSSARRRSRSGIPPSTPAEREKFKTECVISHNYYRTFHNAPPLRWSPLLAAEAQNYADRLIKTGSLTHSGQKDRGENLAYTWDSPLSARGAVDLWYDEVQEYDFDCPGYTSNTGHFTQLVWVGTEEFGMGMAVAPDGRHVVVGRYYPPGNIVGQFRANVHPREIAGIP, via the exons GCCTTAAAGAGTTTCACGAAGAATGCCTGGCTGTGCACAATGAGTACAGGTTCAGACACGGTGCCGCTCCTCTTCAGTGGTCAGCGGAACTAGCTTGGGAAGCCCAGCAGTGGGCTGAGAATTTGGCGCGAAGTGGTGAACTTCGACACAATGATGACGACACTGTTGGGGAGAATTTAGCAGGAATGGTGGGTGGTGAACTAACTGGGCGGGAAGCGACAGATATGTGGTATGACGAAATAGAAGACTACAACTTTGATAACCCGGGTTACAGCGAAGATACATCAAACTTTTCGCAG ATTGTTTGGGTCGCTTCAGAGTCTCTCGGAGTTGGTAGAGCACTCCACGATGATCTGTGTGTAGTTGTCGCTTTTTATGAACCTCCGGGTAACATGGAAGGATCATTTGGGGACAACGTTCTTCGTATGGGGTCAGCGGTGCGGCAAAGAAAGAGTAAAGAGCCAAGAGGGTTTGTGCCGCCTACCCCTG ACTTAGAGAGTTTTCGCCTGGAAATGCTCGTCACCCATAACTACTTTAGAGCCCGTCATGGTTCTCCTCCGCTAGTTTTCAGTGGGGCCCTAACAGATGAGGCCCAGTATTGGGCCGAGCGCCTTCTGGTGACTGGCGCCATGGAAAGCTTGGATAATTCGAGGATTGGAATAAGCGTGGCGGTGCTTGACAAGGCCCAAGTCAGCGGTGTAAAG GTCTCTGAGCTCTGGTACAAGGAAATATTGAGCTATGACTTTGACAGTCCTGGCTTTAGTAACGAGACACTAAACTTCAGTCAGCTGGTCTGGCAAAGCAGTCGTAAGCTGGGTATTGGTAAAGCAACAGGTGTGGACGGAGTGACTGTCATTGTAGCACGCTATGAGCCTGTCGGCAATATAGATGGACTGTTTGTACAGAATGTCAAGCGACGAGGACACGAGAGAGGCAGCTGTGAACCAATGATATTCCACGTGGAATATAGATACCGTGTGCGAGCCGACAGCAAGTCCACTACCAGCTTTATGAGTTGGGAGCATGAAG ATGCGCCGACTTTTGTTGAACTACAGACTGGCTCCGTGAGGACGAG TTGTGAAGCACCTCAAGGGACTGGACTTAATCGTGCAAAGTTTCTGTTAAACCGTTTATTAGAAGACTTGGACCGGTGTCGTAACAGCTGTTACCTTTCCCCTCCCCTTAGTATGGCCGCCAGTTTAAGTTGGAG TGACTTGGACGAGTTTGATGAGAACGAGAATATCCTCCACAGGGCCCAGGCGCAGCAGGAAGTATCTAACAACCTGACAGTAAGCGACCATTTTACCCGGCTGGTGTGGATAGATCCTAACAGCCCTACTCTACAGAGGAAAGGTGTTATCGGGGAGCCTGCTAAGGATGACAAGAGTGGGCTGGAGGAGGATGAAGAGAAAGAGGATCCGCGGACAGCGTATGAACAGGATAACACGTCAGAGGCAGCTG ATCTTACCAGTGTAACGGAAGAACCACTCTTGCATACCGAGGAGGGCGAATTGGAAGAGGCTGATTTGTTTTCTGATCCCGAAGATGATCTGCATCAACGTTTCTCTGAGGTGCGTCGCTCTCTTACATTGGATTCAGAGGGAACAGAACCAGACATGCAGAGGGCAAGCGTTCTGTCCAAGGTAGCTTTTTTTGAGATGTTTCAGCAAGGCATGGAAACTCAATCACCCTCCCATTCAGAAACCTTACTTAGACGCAGTCTCATTCAAGAAGAGCTGGAGGAATTGGCTTCCCGTCCGAAAAGAAGTTCTTTCCCGCAAGAAGAGGAAGTTAGAGGAGAAGAGGAAGTCCTGGAAGAACATGAGTGTCAGCTGGAATTTGACGATGTATTTCCTGCGCACAGGGAGGGGGACGAAGAAGATGTGCAATTAGACGAAGACATATTTGACGACGAGGctgaagacgaagaagaaagtCTGGTAAGTGTTTCAGAAACAGAGGATGTGCTAGATTTTCCAGACTATGATACCAGACCAGAAGGCCTACAAGACCTTGAATTTGAGGAGGTCGTTTGCGTGACCCACGAGTTTTCAGAAGAAGAGCAATCAGCTATGGAGATCACTGATGCCTACCACGAGGATATTTCGCATGAGCATCCCGATAATACGGAAGAGGAGGACCAACCACTTGGTCCAACGAACTTGAGCACAGCTGATGAGTCTTACAGAACTGATAATTTTATATTGTGCGAGGATGAATCACCTGATTTAGTAGAGAACACGCCAGATAATTCTAGGGAAGAATGTTTTAAATCTAGTGAGCCAGACTTAAACGAACAAAGAGACTCATTTGAAAGAACTCCAGATCCAGAGTTTTGTTTAATGGCTTCGAAACAGGAAAACGTCGAAATTCGAATGAAAGAACTCTCAGCCAAAGGAGGACTTTCATTAGTGGAGGTGAGCGAGGACGCTAGTGACGAATCTGGTGATTTCAACGAAACTATGGAAGGAAAGCTTTTAGAAAATATTGTAAACAATGGAAGGCGTTATGAgccagaaaatgaaaaaacaccAATTGAAGAAACTTGTGAAGCTTCTTTTCGAGAGGCTGTGGAATCGGAAATAGATTTTGAAGCGTTGTTTGGAAAACTCCACGCAGATTGGGATGTATCGGAGAAAGCTAACGAAGGGCAAGAAAGTAGTAAAGTCATCTACCCCTCTGAAACAGTTCAAGTTCTATCACGAGGTCGTGAAAGTGAACGTGCAGCGAAATTGACACAAATAAGCCCTGATCTTGGGCCTTCACCTATTACAGATAATGACGACGATCTGGAAGAAGAAGGGAAGGCTGGGTTAGAAGTAACGCTAGATTACCAAGGTACAACATCCATTCCTGCACGCGATGAATGCTTCGATGAATCTACTCAGAAGGACACCATTCATGTGGTTTGGAAAAGCGCGAAGGATCCCGTGGAGCCACAAGCGCGATTGGTCAGTCCGACCCCGGAAGATAAGGCGGAACAGTGTTATGAAGCTCTTCGTCGAGATTACGGTCAGGAACGTGCAAAGGCTCTCGAGGAAACCGGCTTAGAACTTAATTTAGTGTTCTCCTCATCTGATGAGATACTTCCATCTGAAGAACATGTCGAACCATTAGATTACCATCAAGCATCTAAATCATCAACAGCGAGCGAGCCATCAGAGATCGTAGAGCACATTGATGCCGAGACTCGTCAAGTTGTGCAATCTAAAATGAACTTCGAGGACATGTTTTGTTCCCTAGACGAAGAAAACGCAGAGTGTGCGGACGAACTTTCGGAAACCGATCATTTTGAAGATATCGTAAGAGAATCCACTTCAAAAATCGGGAACGCACCAGAAAATTTTAAGGAGGAATGTTTTAAATCTAGTGAGCCAGACTTAAACGAACAAAGAGACTCATTTCAAAGAACTCTAGATCCACAGATTTGTTTAATGGCTTCGAAACAGGAAAACGTCGAAATTCGAATGAAAGAACTCTCAGCCATAGAAGGAATTTCACTACTGGAGGTCAACGAAGATGCTAGTGACGAATCTGGTGATTTCGACGAAACAATGGAAGGAAAGCTTTTGGAAAACATTGTACACAGTAAAAGGCATTATGAGCCAGAATATGAAAAAACACCAATTGAAGAAACTTGTGAAGCTTCTTTTCGAGAGGCTGTGGAATCGGAAATAGATTTTGAAGCGTTGTTTGGAAACCTCCACGCAGATTGGGATGCATTGGAGAAAACTAACGTAGGGCAAGGAAGTAGTACAGTCATCTATCCCTCTGAAACAGTTCAGGTTCTATCACGAGATCGGGAAAGTGAACGTGCAGCGAAATTGTCACAAATAAGCGCTGATCTTGGGCCTTCACCCATTACAGATAATGACGACGATCTGGAAGAAGAAGGGAAGGCTGGGTTAGAAGTAACGCTAAATTACCAAGGTACAACATTCATTCCTGCACGTGATGAATGCTTCGATGAAACTGCTCAGGAGGATACCATTCAAGTGGTTTGGAAAAGCGCGAAGGATCCCGTGGAGCCACAAGTGCAATTGGTCTGTCCGACCCCGGAAGATAATGCGGAACAGTGTTATGAAGCTCTTCGTCGAGATTACGGTCACGAACGTGCAAAGGCTCTCGAGGAAACCAGCTTAGAACTTAATTTAGTGTTCTCCTCATCTGATGAGATACTTCCAACTGAAGAACATGTCGAACCATTAGATTACCACCAAGCACCTAAATCATCAACAGCGAGCGAGCCACCAGAGATCTTAGAGCACATTGATGCCGAGACTCGTCAAATTGTACAATCTGAAATAAACTTCAAGGACATGTTTCGAGAAGAAAAACGAGCGTCACCGTATATGGAGGAAAATTCATATGTGGACTCGGTGAAGTACAAAGTACCTGAGGATTCCTTACACATTGCTGGTGAAACCCGTAGCTCTGAAATAACCGAAGAGGTGGTAGAACAACATGATGACGTGCAACAGACATCATTGGTCATGCATGAACAAACAGTTGGTAGTGTTACAACCCGTTCGACGTCCTCGCCGTCGGTTATAGCTGGTGATGGCACTTATGGAAAGAGTTTTGAAGAAATGTATGAAGATGTTTTTGATGAAGTGGAGAGAAGGGCGTCTTTGTTAGAGGAAGAAGACTCATTTCTCCATGAAGTAGAACCTATCACTCCTTCTTCCCCCAAAAATCTCGTTCAAGAACATCAAAATGTCGAACCCTTTGAAGAAATTGATGAAGAGCTCATTCAGGAAAGCAAACGGGCATCACTGCTTttagaagaggaaaaaaataaagtaaacgTTCAAACTGACAGCCCATCTTCTCCAAAGCACATTGCAGTGGAAAGCCGAAATTTCGAGACTTACCACGAACTAGAAGAAGAATCTATCGAGGAGTGTAACCAAGCATCGTCGTTTTTAGACGAAGGTACTCTTGTAGACGAGGATATAACTGTTTTGCCGTCATCTCCTGAGCACCTTGCAGGAGAAGGCGCGAATGCGGAGAATTTCGAAGAAGTGGAAGAAGAGCCAACCGCTGAAAATAAACGAGCCTCTCTTTTTATCGAAGAAAACTTTGCTGTCGACGAATTGACACCCACCAAAACGTCGGTTCCCATTCATATTGCTGGTCAAGAGGTGCGCATATCAGAATTTGTGGAAATCTCAGAAGAAGCTACGGCACCTTTAGAGCTTGCCCAGGAATTTGAAGAAAGTGATGAGGAGGTCAACTACGATTATGCCGTTACTAAAACCACTGATGGAAACAATGATGTTGCTGGTGAGGTTACAAACATAGAGCTTAGAGAGATTACAGACGAAGAAGAGTCACCAGAATCGGATTATGGTGAACAGTTTGAAGAATTCGAGAGTGCTTATCGCACTCAAGGACTCATGGAGCCAACTCGAAGCGCGCATATTGCTGGAGAAATAGATAACATTGTCTCTCGTGATGAGGTCATGGAAGACACATTGCAGCTGGAGGAAGGTTTAGAGTTCGAAGATAGCCTTCAACTTGTAACCACAACTAATATAGAGGACACAAACCAATCTCCACTACACGTAGCTGTTGAACTCTCTAACATTGAACCACATGAAGAATCCTCAGAGgaagaaaaaccagaaaaagaagagattgcAGAGGAAATTGAAGAAGCTGAGGTGCGAGCCACAACTGTTGCTCTTAAATCTCCTCAATCTTTACTGAGTATTGCCGCTGCTGCATTGGAACTCAAAATTGATACTACACAACAGGTCTCTGAGGTGGTAGAAACAAAATCTGAAGTAACGCAACAACATAGTGAAGAGAAACATCTCGAGGTGCCAGCTATTTTTGTGAACGTTGCCGATGAAGTATCCGATAATGACGAAGAAAGTGCATGCTATGTCGAAGAAGAACCAAATATCGAGACAGAAATACAAGAACAATTTGAAGAAACTGTCGTAAAAtataagactgaaaaaaaacctgTCTCTGAGTCGCATGTTGCTGCAGAAGTTTGCATTTCCgaatttccttcaaagaaagaTGACGTGGAGGAGCAAACAGACTTTGCTGAACCTTTTGAGGAAAGTGAAGAGGGCTCTGTCTCAGAATTAATGTCCGAGTGTTCGTCGTCACCGTTGCACGTTTCTAGTGAACTCAAGGATTTTCAAGATTACGAAACAACTGGCGAGGATTATGGCACTGAAACCTATCAAGTCATGACACTCGATGAAACTAAGTTCGTTTCGGAAAAGTCGTTCTCGAAAGGATTGCCATCACTTTACAtaacagaagaactgtcgacACAAGCAATTTATGACGAAAGTGTCCTGAACGGGAAATCAGTTGCAATCGAAACGACTGAGGAGTACAAGAAAGAAGAGAAACCTTTAGAGACGGAAACTAGCATTTTCGTATCTCAACCGCTCTTGCAGACGGTTTCGGATTTTTCCGACTCTGATTACAATGACGGTGTTGGAGAGGAAGATGACTTAAGCGAGAGAGAGTTTTGTGAAGGATTTGAAGAGATGGAAGAGAGCGGCGGAAGAGATACACTGTCAGGAGAGCCAACTAACGCTGTTTCTAAAAGCGTGTTAAGCGAGTCGCAAGTTGCAGAGGAAGAAGATAAACTTGTAGACGCAACTGACAACGCACAGAAATCTAAGGAACAAGAGCTTGTTTATGTTCATCACTATGCAAGAGATGTCGAAAGAGAAAGCATTGTCCATACGGAAGGAAAAACGAAGGAAGACACTAAGGAAATCGAAGAAAAAGGTTTTACACATCAGATGCAGACGTTTACGACTGTGAGCCAGAGAGAACAGAGATCTGTGGAAGTCAAGTCTAGTTATCATGTTATGGAGAGCAGAGAGTCACAAAGCAGCGAACATATCTATACTGGAGAAGAAGAACAGCGAATGGAAATATCGCACACAATTGAAGAGACAGTTCAAGTTATTGCATCGAAAACAACGCGTCAGGTATCTTCCACAGATTCTCACATTGCTACTGCAAGTGAAGAAATTCACTACAAGGCCGACAAAAACAGTGAGGGTATACTAAAGGAAGAATTAAAAACAGTTCAAGAAATCTCCTTCACtccaacaaaacaaacaacccGACAAACCTCGTGGGAAAACGATCAACACTATGTAAAAAATGATCAGCTTAGTGAAAGTATTTTAGAGAAAGAAGTCGAGGATCAAGAAACCAAGAAGAATGAAAGACTACTTTCAGAGGACGAAACAGAGGTTCGTCTTTTAAAGAGTGAAGTTATGAAATCCAAGGCGGCTGAACAACAAGAATCCTTGGGGAACCCACATGTGATGATAGAACGGGAGTCAAAATTTGTGAGTCTTGTTCACTCTGGAGTTAGGGACGTTCGAGAAGTTCAACAGGTTATACGACAGGAAGACGTAACGGTCATTTTAAAAGATGACGAAGCTTCTCTTGAAGAAGAGTCAGCAGAAGAACACTTTGAAGAAGAAATCGATATTATGCGAATGGATGAAGCCTTGTCAGAGGAGGAATTCCGTGGCGAAGGAGCTGAAAATGTTGATCATAGCAGTTCAAGATTATCCAAGACCGATTCAGTAGAGGAAATAGACAGATGGGACCAAGAGGAGGGAAGTAAACCTCTCGAGGATGaacgaaaaaaacatctctttGAGGAAGAAGTAGACGTCAGCGAAGTGCAATCTATCTATGAGGAGGAAGTGGAAATGCAAAGGGTCAAGCTAAAAGAGGACGGAGACCCTTCTGAAACTAAGGATAATGTCGTCAGTAGCACGCCTACTTTTGAAGAAGAAGTTGAGATAGCAGCACATGGAAGCACTATTCAAGCGGAAGAAGGCAGCTTTGAAAGCCAGACGGCTGACAATATGCAATTAAGACCACAGTCAACGGAGTTTGAGGAGGAATTGGAGGTATCTACACTACAAGAAGTTCAAGAAGTGGGCTCAGAGGATTTTGATCCAGAAGGTCATTCAGTAGCAGCGGTATTTGAAGAAGAGGTGGAGATTTCTGCTTCAAGAGAAGAGTACCAAGAACCCATGATGGTTAAAGACGAGGAACGCAAAACAGTTTACTACATAGAAAGTTCAGAGCAGTTTGTTGAAGAAGGACGTGCTAAACTTGTTGAAAAGAAATCCACACGAAGGCAGCCGCTTGATTTGAGCCAAGTTGATCTGTATGAGGATGAAGGAGCAGCAACACGGTATTACGTTGAACTGTCATCAACAGAGAGCCTGGAACGAGCTTATGAGGAGGTAGAAGATGAAGCACCGTTCACCGAAAAATTCGTGCGACAGGGAGATCCATTGGAAGAAAACCTTGAAGAGTTTATTCTCGTACGATACGGTGATGAATTTGAATCTTCTGGTGAGGAGGACCTTTCTGAGCAACGAGAAATCTACGTCATTCCTGAGGAGGATAATGATGGTGAAAACAACAACCTTGTAGAATACCCGAAGGAAGAGCTTGAAATTGAAAAGGAACCACTCGCGGAGAGTTTTTACGAGAGAGAATACAAAGACGTTGGTCTAGAGGAAATCCGAGAATCCCCAGAATTCGGAATCGACGATTCTCCAGAAGACGAATTGGATGAAGAGGAACAGCGTCAACTCGAAGAATATGAACGGCTGGAGTCATTTGTTATCTTAGAGGAGAAATTGAGCCAAGTGGAGTCCGATGAAGACTGTGATGATGAGAATGGGGGTTTCAGAGGGGAGGAAGGGGACGAAAATGTCTTCCATTCAGATGTACATTCTAGCAGTGACGAAACTTTGCACGAGGATGAATTAGGTGAGACCATGACGACTTCTTCGATTAGACATGCAGCAGTGTCTGCTGATACCGAAtcaaatgaagataaaaatgtGGATCGCCAGAGTAGCGGCACACATCAAGAACTCGCTGAGGATTCCTTTGTAGTAAAAGATGACGAATTGGAAGTTCAGGAGGGTTTTGCTGAGAGTGCAGTGAAAGATTTTTCCAGTGAGGAATTTCAAACGTTACCAATACAGAAGGGTATTCTTTCTGATGAAGGAGATCGAGAGAACGTGAAAGCAACTCCAGAATCTGTTGAAAAAGAAGTACACCCCGAATCCAGAGAAggaaaagacaataaaaacgAGCACAATCTAAGCAGTGACTCTTCTGGTGAACAAAGTATTTCAAGTGAAGGATCATTGTCCTCCACGGCCTCAGTTGATCTTGAAG gATTAAATGACTTTGAGCAAGATTGTCTTTTGCAACACAACTTCTACCGGCGGCAACACCGATGCAAACCGCTGAAATGGTCTGAAGAACTCGCCGCTGGCGCAAAAGAGTGGGCAGAATATTTGGCATCGGTGAGCTCCCTCGAGCGCTGCGACGGGAAAGAATTTGGTCAAAATCTCGCAACTTCGCAAGGAAAAGAATTTAGTGGCTCCGAAGTTGTTGACACTTGGTATGGAGAATCATCAGAGTACAATTTTGATGATCCTGCCTTTAACGCCAAATGTGGTAATTTTACGCAAGTTGTTTGGACTTCGTCCTCTGAGTTCGGTGTGGGGAAGTCTGTGGCTGATGATGGAACTCAGTATGTCGTGGCGTGGTATAAACCTTCAGGAAACGTCGTTGGAGAATTTAAAGACAATGTAAAACCACCTAAAGATTCTTCTAGCCGAGTGCGAAGACGAAGGTCAAGTGCCAGGAGACGTTCCCGGTCAGGAATTCCGCCTTCCACTCCAGCGGAAAGAG aaaaatttaaaaccgaGTGCGTCATCTCACATAATTACTACCGTACATTTCACAATGCTCCTCCTCTGCGTTGGTCTCCATTATTGGCTGCCGAAGCGCAGAATTACGCAGATCGCTTGATTAAGACAGGCTCACTTACTCACAGCGGGCAAAAGGACCGCGGGGAAAACCTGGCCTACACATGGGATAGCCCGCTTTCTGCTCGAGGAGCGGTAGACTTGTGGTATGATGAAGTTCAAGAATACGACTTTGATTGCCCAGGTTACACATCCAATACGGGGCATTTCACGCAGTTAGTCTGGGTAGGAACAGAAGAATTTGGAATGGGAATGGCTGTAGCTCCCGATGGGAGACATGTGGTCGTCGGAAGATACTATCCTCCGGGAAACATCGTAGGACAGTTTAGAGCAAATGTGCATCCAAGGGAAATTGCTGGAATTCCATAG